The following proteins are encoded in a genomic region of Gammaproteobacteria bacterium:
- a CDS encoding cation:proton antiporter, whose translation MTHDLLRDMMVLLTLSLPTAWAVRRLHLPPLLGYLIVGLVAGPHALGWIPASDVIDFMAEVGVVFLLFTIGLEISIPRLLTLRREVFGLGTAQVLLSTALFGVASWLLGLPWEGALVVGGALAMSSTALVVRQLRDQLEMQSRHGRVALAVLLSQDLAAVPFLVAIPLLAGGTADSLAGVLGLALLKGVAALVVMWALGRWLLRPLLHAVASAHSAEIFTLAVVLLALAAAWGTSLAGLSLALGAFFAGMMLGETEYRHQVEADIRPFRDVLLAIFFITVGAQLNLLALPEVWKATAVILLGLFVGKGLLIALLTRLIGYEPGVALRTGVVLAQGGEFGFALLTLAVGQQVLSAEETQPVLAAMLFSMLLAPILIRQNGALADRFCAASYLQGRAVTSRQVTEALRDLSGHVVICGFGRIGQNLAAFLRQEDIPYVGLDLDATLIREAWEAGERVFFGDSTHREVLEAAGISRARAVVVTFDDAQTSTRIIHACRALEPRLPVVVRTHDDSHMEELELAGASVVVPESVEASMMLATHLLQSLGVPSEEVLRLVEAARHDHYRRLRGVFHGDEPPSVEQPDRYQLHTVVIPAESPAVGRTLEDLGVGGGPVTVFALRRGDIRGEEPSPGMTLRAGDAVVLQGPFDDLAQAEQRLVHG comes from the coding sequence GTGACCCACGACCTGCTTCGGGACATGATGGTGCTCCTGACCCTGTCCCTGCCCACCGCCTGGGCGGTGCGCCGCTTGCATCTGCCACCGCTGCTCGGGTACCTGATCGTCGGCCTCGTCGCCGGTCCCCACGCCCTCGGCTGGATCCCCGCGAGCGACGTGATCGACTTCATGGCGGAAGTCGGCGTCGTGTTCCTGCTCTTCACGATCGGCCTCGAGATCTCGATTCCCCGTCTGTTGACCCTGCGGCGCGAGGTCTTCGGGCTCGGGACGGCTCAGGTGCTCCTGTCCACCGCCCTGTTCGGTGTGGCCTCCTGGCTCCTGGGACTCCCCTGGGAGGGCGCGTTGGTGGTGGGTGGCGCGCTCGCCATGTCGTCCACCGCCCTCGTCGTCCGCCAACTGCGGGACCAGCTCGAGATGCAGTCCCGCCACGGACGGGTGGCCCTCGCCGTGCTCCTGTCCCAGGACCTGGCGGCAGTGCCGTTCCTCGTGGCGATTCCCCTGCTCGCCGGTGGGACGGCCGACTCGCTGGCGGGGGTCCTGGGGCTCGCCCTGCTGAAGGGGGTGGCCGCCCTGGTGGTGATGTGGGCCCTTGGACGCTGGTTGCTGCGGCCCCTGCTCCACGCCGTCGCGAGCGCGCACTCGGCCGAGATCTTCACCCTGGCGGTGGTTCTGTTGGCGCTCGCCGCCGCCTGGGGCACCAGCCTGGCCGGCCTCTCCCTTGCGCTCGGCGCCTTCTTTGCCGGGATGATGCTGGGCGAGACCGAGTACCGCCATCAGGTGGAGGCGGACATTCGCCCCTTCCGGGACGTGCTGCTCGCCATCTTCTTCATCACCGTCGGGGCCCAGCTCAACCTCCTGGCGCTGCCTGAGGTCTGGAAGGCAACCGCCGTGATCCTCCTGGGGCTGTTCGTGGGCAAGGGCCTCCTCATCGCCCTGCTCACGCGCCTCATCGGCTACGAGCCGGGGGTCGCCCTGCGCACGGGAGTGGTGCTGGCTCAGGGTGGAGAATTCGGGTTTGCCCTGCTGACGCTCGCGGTCGGGCAGCAGGTGCTCTCCGCCGAGGAGACCCAGCCCGTGCTGGCCGCGATGCTGTTCAGCATGCTGCTCGCCCCGATCCTCATCCGGCAGAACGGCGCCCTTGCCGATCGGTTCTGCGCCGCCTCCTACCTGCAGGGCCGGGCCGTCACCTCACGCCAGGTCACCGAGGCCCTGCGGGACCTGAGCGGGCACGTGGTGATCTGCGGGTTCGGGCGCATCGGGCAGAACCTGGCGGCGTTCCTGCGCCAGGAGGACATTCCCTACGTGGGTCTCGACCTCGACGCCACGCTGATCCGCGAGGCCTGGGAGGCCGGCGAGCGGGTGTTCTTCGGCGACAGCACGCACCGGGAGGTCCTGGAGGCCGCAGGGATCTCCCGGGCCCGCGCCGTGGTCGTCACGTTCGACGACGCCCAGACCTCCACCCGCATCATCCACGCCTGCCGGGCCCTGGAGCCGAGACTGCCGGTCGTGGTACGCACCCACGACGACTCCCACATGGAGGAGCTCGAGCTCGCGGGTGCGTCCGTGGTGGTGCCGGAGTCGGTCGAGGCGAGCATGATGCTGGCCACGCATCTCCTTCAGAGTCTCGGTGTCCCGTCCGAGGAGGTCCTGCGCCTGGTCGAGGCCGCCCGCCACGACCACTACCGGCGCCTGCGCGGTGTGTTCCACGGAGACGAGCCCCCGAGCGTCGAGCAGCCCGACCGCTATCAACTGCACACCGTCGTGATTCCGGCCGAGAGCCCCGCCGTGGGCCGCACGCTGGAGGACCTCGGGGTCGGGGGGGGACCGGTCACCGTGTTCGCCCTGCGCCGGGGCGACATCCGTGGCGAAGAGCCCAGTCCCGGGATGACCCTTCGCGCGGGGGATGCGGTGGTCCTGCAGGGACCGTTCGACGACCTCGCCCAGGCCGAGCAACGGCTGGTGCACGGGTGA
- the cimA gene encoding citramalate synthase, whose amino-acid sequence MTQILIYDTTLRDGTQRADVSLSCDDKLAVARRLDQFGAHYIEGGWPGSNPKDAEFFSRVGEIGLTHARVAAFGSTRRKGIRCAEDANLAALLDAGTPVVTLVGKSWDFQVDEVLETTREENLAMIGESVAHMKGFGKEVMFDAEHFFDGYKSNPEYALRTLAAAAEAGADFLVLCDTNGGSLPWEVEDIVRTVRARFETPLAIHVHNDGGCAVANSLAAVRAGCVQVQGTVNGYGERVGNADLSAIIPDLQLKMGLEVVSPEQLRALTRLSRYVAEVANLKHDDHAPYVGESAFAHKGGIHVAAVLKRVESYQHVDPALVGNEPRAVVSELSGRGNLIYQARAHGLQVNREDAQRVLHQIKELEHRGFTFEAAEASVDLMLYRTRQEYRAPFELVDFMVVTEHRLGRGLLAEATVKVRVGDRVKLTAAEGSGPVDALGSALHEALSDVYPELRDVRLTDYKVRILNSDRGTAATVRVLIDFQSGEETWTTVGASPNIIEASWQALSDSMEYALFASRGVFGNGSPLSLQAGPA is encoded by the coding sequence ATGACCCAGATCCTGATCTACGACACCACCCTGCGCGATGGCACCCAGCGCGCGGACGTTTCCCTTTCCTGCGACGACAAGCTGGCCGTCGCGCGCCGCCTCGACCAGTTCGGCGCGCACTACATCGAGGGCGGCTGGCCCGGGTCGAACCCCAAGGACGCCGAGTTCTTCTCGCGGGTGGGCGAGATCGGGTTGACCCACGCCCGGGTGGCTGCGTTCGGGAGCACCCGCCGCAAGGGCATCCGCTGCGCCGAAGACGCCAATCTCGCCGCCCTCCTCGACGCGGGAACGCCCGTGGTCACGCTGGTCGGGAAGAGCTGGGACTTCCAGGTGGACGAGGTGCTGGAGACGACGCGCGAAGAGAACCTCGCGATGATCGGCGAGAGCGTCGCTCACATGAAGGGCTTCGGCAAGGAGGTCATGTTCGACGCCGAGCACTTCTTCGACGGGTACAAGTCCAACCCCGAGTACGCCCTGCGCACCCTCGCCGCGGCGGCGGAAGCGGGCGCCGACTTCCTGGTGCTCTGCGACACCAACGGGGGAAGCCTGCCGTGGGAGGTCGAAGACATCGTCCGCACGGTGCGCGCCCGCTTCGAGACCCCGCTCGCCATCCACGTGCACAATGACGGCGGCTGCGCCGTCGCGAACTCGCTCGCGGCGGTGCGCGCCGGCTGCGTTCAGGTGCAGGGCACGGTCAACGGCTACGGCGAGCGCGTCGGCAACGCCGACCTCTCCGCCATCATTCCCGACCTGCAGCTCAAGATGGGCCTCGAGGTGGTGAGCCCGGAACAGCTGCGCGCGCTCACGCGCTTGTCCCGCTACGTGGCGGAGGTCGCCAACCTCAAGCACGACGATCACGCCCCCTACGTGGGAGAGAGCGCCTTTGCCCACAAGGGCGGCATCCACGTCGCGGCCGTCCTGAAGCGCGTCGAGAGCTATCAGCACGTGGACCCTGCCCTGGTGGGCAACGAGCCCCGGGCGGTCGTCTCCGAGCTCTCCGGCCGCGGCAACCTGATCTACCAGGCGCGCGCCCACGGGCTGCAGGTCAATCGCGAGGATGCCCAGCGCGTGCTCCACCAGATCAAGGAACTGGAGCACCGGGGCTTCACCTTCGAGGCGGCGGAGGCTTCGGTCGACCTGATGCTCTACCGCACCCGCCAGGAGTACCGGGCACCCTTCGAGCTCGTCGACTTCATGGTGGTGACCGAGCACCGCCTCGGGCGCGGTCTGCTCGCCGAGGCGACCGTGAAGGTTCGCGTCGGCGATCGGGTCAAGCTCACCGCCGCCGAAGGCAGCGGGCCGGTAGACGCGCTCGGCAGCGCCCTGCACGAGGCCCTGTCGGACGTCTACCCCGAACTGCGCGACGTGCGCCTGACCGACTACAAGGTCCGCATCCTCAACAGCGACCGGGGCACCGCCGCAACCGTGCGGGTGCTGATCGACTTCCAGAGTGGCGAGGAGACCTGGACCACGGTCGGGGCGAGCCCGAACATCATCGAGGCGAGCTGGCAGGCGCTCTCGGACAGCATGGAGTACGCGCTCTTCGCATCACGCGGCGTCTTCGGCAACGGCTCGCCGCTTTCCTTGCAGGCCGGTCCGGCCTGA
- a CDS encoding entericidin A/B family lipoprotein, whose protein sequence is MLKRAIAVVLAGLVTVAVTGCNTMAGLGRDIEKGGQVIQEKSSR, encoded by the coding sequence ATGCTGAAACGCGCAATCGCCGTCGTTCTCGCCGGGTTGGTGACGGTCGCCGTCACGGGCTGCAACACCATGGCTGGGCTCGGGAGGGACATCGAGAAAGGCGGCCAGGTCATCCAGGAAAAGAGTTCCCGGTGA
- a CDS encoding winged helix-turn-helix transcriptional regulator, with the protein MTKPPLEPSPPSEDTVLTANALKAMAHPLRWKIICTLGERELSVGEIVERAGTTQSNISQHLEQLRDKHIVLARKEANKVFYRIRNDQLLMLINTMRDVLCPANLDQGRHP; encoded by the coding sequence ATGACCAAGCCCCCACTCGAGCCCTCCCCTCCCAGCGAGGACACCGTCCTCACCGCGAACGCCCTCAAGGCGATGGCGCACCCGCTGCGCTGGAAGATCATCTGCACCCTGGGCGAACGCGAGCTGTCGGTGGGGGAAATCGTTGAGAGGGCCGGGACGACCCAGAGCAACATCTCGCAGCACCTCGAGCAACTGCGGGACAAGCACATCGTTCTCGCGCGCAAGGAGGCGAACAAGGTCTTCTACCGCATCCGCAACGACCAGCTTCTGATGCTCATCAACACCATGCGTGACGTGCTCTGCCCGGCCAACCTGGACCAGGGGCGCCATCCGTGA
- a CDS encoding response regulator: MNRYAGFKVLIVDDNANNLFALRTLIQKHMDATVLEASSGRDAIDIAVHEPDIDLIILDIQMPEMDGFQTASMLKIRRKTREIPIIFLTAAFKTDEFQKRGYDLGAADYLLKPIDDNLLLNKISTYFRVIQKERDLNRVLEAKVAERTRELDQARQYLQNIINTMGEALLVLSPDGCIKWVNPAACRMLGYTEPQLVGMSIGDVFEEADQEQAGAFMGTWLEALIRTGALSAIEARFIASDRRRVPILFSRTAITDSEGNMTDIICVAKDMTGYVRESDEGSQPAMTSEIAQTERV; encoded by the coding sequence GTGAACCGCTACGCCGGATTCAAGGTCCTCATCGTCGACGACAACGCGAACAACCTGTTCGCGCTGCGCACACTCATCCAGAAACACATGGACGCCACCGTGCTCGAGGCGAGCTCGGGCAGGGACGCCATCGACATCGCCGTGCACGAGCCGGACATCGACTTGATCATCCTCGACATCCAGATGCCGGAGATGGACGGGTTCCAGACGGCCTCGATGCTGAAGATCCGCAGGAAGACCCGCGAGATCCCCATCATCTTCCTCACCGCGGCGTTCAAGACCGACGAGTTCCAGAAACGGGGCTACGACCTCGGGGCGGCCGACTACCTCCTGAAGCCCATCGACGACAACCTGCTCCTCAACAAGATCAGCACGTATTTTCGCGTGATCCAGAAGGAGCGCGACCTCAATCGAGTGCTGGAGGCAAAGGTTGCCGAGCGCACGCGCGAGCTCGATCAGGCCCGCCAGTACCTGCAGAACATCATCAACACGATGGGCGAGGCGCTCCTGGTACTCTCGCCCGACGGCTGCATCAAGTGGGTCAACCCCGCCGCCTGTCGCATGCTCGGCTACACCGAGCCGCAGCTGGTCGGGATGTCGATTGGCGACGTTTTCGAGGAGGCGGACCAGGAGCAGGCGGGTGCCTTCATGGGGACGTGGCTCGAAGCGCTCATCCGGACGGGCGCGCTCAGCGCCATCGAAGCCCGATTCATCGCCAGCGACCGCCGGCGGGTCCCCATCCTGTTCTCGCGGACCGCGATCACGGACAGCGAAGGCAACATGACCGACATCATCTGCGTTGCGAAGGACATGACCGGATACGTGCGGGAATCCGATGAAGGAAGCCAGCCGGCAATGACCAGCGAGATCGCCCAGACGGAGCGCGTATGA